The DNA sequence GAGCGATTAAGGTCATAATCCGCAATAATGGAAAGAAATATCCTTTTAGAAGGGACAGCATCTATCGTATCTACTTCTTTCTTTACCAAATTAACCCCCTATGAAACAATGTTACTCCTGCTCTTAATAAAGCTTTCCAAGTCCTCGGGATAAACCCGCCACCTGCCAATCTTTGTTGCCTTTATCTGCTTGGCCTTGATTAGGTCGCGCACCCATTTCTCGGTTACGTCCAGTTTCTTAGAGACTTGTTTTACTGTGAAATATTTTTTTAGGTCATCCATAGCTTTGTGGCTCCGGAATTGAGGCAGATTATGAGATATTGACGACTTATCTTTACTTATTATTACTTCCTATTGTACAGGAAGCGCTTTAAAAGTCAACAGAATACTGAAAACAGAATACTGAAAACACGATTTGCTATTTGTTTCTATAGCTTCATTTATATAATACCACACCCAGAAACAAACCCAACCAATCACAAATCAAGCACTTACGCAGTAGAAACAAATCTACCACCGTAGAAACAATACCCACCACCAACATCGCCCCCAAAAATAAACCCATATAATAAAAAGGGGCAACACACAAAACGCCTTCAAGCCCATAAGGCAAACAAGCACCAACCCAAAAAAGGCTACATCACCCCAGCCCCCCTAGAATAATGCCATATAAGATAAAGGGGGCACATCTAAACGCCCACCCAAAAATAAAACTCCACATAAAAACAAGGAGGGCCAAGAATACAGCGCCAGCAAGCCGAAAGGCAATACAGCGCATCCAGACCACCAAACAAAAAAGAAGAAACAATGAAAGGAAAAAAAGGAAGCAAACCTAAATCAAAAGCTCCTCCTCCTTAAGAACCAACCTCGAAACCTCCCTGAACTCCGCCTGCTCAGCCAACCCAACCAGCTCAGCCTTCAGAAGCTCCTGCTCCCACCCCGTGAGAACCGCACATACACCGTATGACGCCAGGACACCCTGCAAATCATCCAAGACATCCTCAACATCAAACCAGACATCAAACTGCCTCACATACTCCACGACACGATACACCAGCCACGAACCAGACTCACTGACAACTTTGTCTTTACACATATCGAACACCTCCGAATTTCTTTTTTATAGCGCCAGCTATTAGAAAAAAGAAATGGAGGACACCCAACCAAACAAAAGCCACCACAAACTATGTAATGTTTTAGACGGCCCCTAAGGGAAAAGGTTTAGGAACGGATTTTGCGAACGAGCAAAAGCCTCCATAAACCTTTAGGCGTGAAAAAAACACAAGAAATCAGACACAGAAAAAAAGATTAAAACAGAAAAGAAAAATACTCCTGCATCTCACCCAGAAGCTGCTTTCCCTGCTCACTTTCAAATTCAACAAACTCAATCTCTTTCCGTTCATAATCCACTTTCCTAAACTGCATAAGCACAGCATCAACAGTGAAACCCCTAAAAGTCGGCAACTGAAACGGAACATTTTGTAACATCCTCAACACCTCCAAGCAAAAAAAGAGGGGGATTCACCCCTCAACATCACCGTCCTGCTCTCCCTCCTTCAGCACCAAGTACTCAAACGCCTTCTCGAGAACAAGAACAGCCTTGGGCAAATCATTCACTCCTAAAGAACTCGAACTCTGCCAATCACCATTGTTATCCTTGTAACGCCTCTGCAACGTCACAGAACAATACTCAACATCTTTGCCCTTAATGTTCCTGGCATTCTTCCAGACAGTAGCACTTATAGCTCCTGTGCTAAACTTCTTCTCAGGCTTGTTTCCATCTCCCATTTTCATAAACTCCATTCCAGCTCTTCTAAACGAGAGCAAGAATTTTATTTCTGCCAAGAAATAATAAAATTCGTGCGACAAAACTTAAAAAGGAAAAAATAATTAGAAAAAAGGAATAAGGCAATCAGTACCGGGAATAATACCGTTTATCTGACAGAAGCTTCTTCTCAACACTGCCAACACCTTCAGCTTGGCGGGAACCGGCCTTGCACTCATCAATAATCTTATCAATAGTGTCGCCCCTCAAGTCAGCCAAGCTAGTGTTCGGCAGCCGAAGACACATCTCCTCAGATATTGAATACGTCTGCCTCGCATAAACGATACCGCTACCATAAGAACTACTGGAATCGCCAACAGGAATCCTCCTGATGCGAGTAACTTTCTTCTTCCGCCACACCCTCAACAACGCGTCAGTCATCTATAGCCACCTCGATAATCAGGGCCATCATAAAGATTAACAGGAACGTCAGCACACCTCATAGTCTTCTCAGCTTCTTTCCAGGCACCTTTCAGCAAACTGTCAAAATAACTGGCAGGATCCCACGCAATCCTATTATCCTCAGACTCCTTCAGCCAAGCATCAAGGTCAACAATATTCCTCAAAATGTCATAATCCCCATTAGGAAAAACCCTGGCGTAAACCACGCCAGGCCTTTCCAACTCCTTCACGGAATGTTTTACACAGTCATTAATCCCCATGGCACCAAAAAAACAAGAACATGCTTAAAAAGGTTACGAAAGAAAATCCGAAAGATTTATGCACAAAAACAATAAGCCTTAAATATCCCGCTAGTATTTCAGGAAATATTAGAAAATGTATAAGAAAAGCAATTACGGCATAGGATTTTCGCCACTAGAAAAAGCAACCTACAGTGTTGGACTTAGAGCATACGCTCCGGAATTACAGAGTCAAGAACTCTTATTTGCTAGAGTCAAGAATCCGCAGGCATACGAGTCAATCCTAGCAAAACACTACAACAAATTTTTGGACTACATAAAAGGCATGACAAGATACAACCCAACCAGCAACACGGAAGAGACAAGCACGCTGGAAAAAAACATCACAAACTACCATTCCGACATCAAAGACAAGAAGCAAATAGACCCGCGAACTCATTACGCATTCCCCCTCGGCCCAGAAGCAGCAATAATCGTAGACATCGGACTAAACCCAACCGGACTAAAAACAAACAGCCTCGGCAATATAGAACAAATTCGACTTAAATAATAAAGCAAGTTTCTTTTTCTACCCGAAACTGAATTACAAACCCGATTGCGCACTAAGAACGGTCTGGATACCCGCGAGAAGATGTGGTATCATAATAGCCAAAATATAAAAGTGGACAAAAGATATGCCTGACTATTACGATAAATATTCATATTTAGAAAAAGCTTTCAAAAACGACACTCGCTCATTAGATCTCCTATACGAATTCCACGACAAGTCACTAGACTACTTCAAATGTACACTAAAAACAAAATTCGACTATATCAAAGAACAGGAACTCCTTGATAAGATAGAAATATCCATCGGCAACTTGAACGATTATATTCGGCAAACCAACATAGCAATAAAACAGCTGCCAACGCCAAACAAACCCGGCAAAATAATGCGTTTCACGCAAGAATGTTATCGGCAGGAAGAATAAAAGGGATTCCGTATGGAAGAATCGCAATACGCTAAAGACTACGAATTTGCTCAACACTGCATAAAAAACAGTGACTTTGATGAATTCTACAAACGCTACAAAGCAAACATAGAAAAAACTATTAAAAAAAGATTGTACGGAGAAATGGCAACCTACCTAGAAGACATAAGCCAAGAAATCATAATGTACCTACTCTACAAAGGCGGACTTGGAAAATATCAAGGCAGATCTCGACTAAGTACATGGCTGTTCGTAGTAGTAAGGGGACGCACCATAGACTTCATCAGAAACATCACGAGACACAAAGAATCATCATATGACCCGGTAGTACTTAATGGCAAAGCAAAAAAAGACAGGTCAGTAACTCGCAAACTCATAGAAGAAGAAACCACAAGCCTTGTCTGGAAAACACTAAAAGAAATGCGAGATACGTGGAATCTTCAAAAAACGGTATTTATGGAAAAACACCACCTCGAACGACTCACATATAAACAAATCGGGCAGATGTTCAACATAAAACAGACAACAGTATACAACCACATACTCAAAGCAGAAGATAAGTTTAGAGAACTGTTTAGCGACCTAAATCCGGATTACGAGGAGGAACAAATATGAATAAATTATGCAAAATAAGCGGGCACCTCATACGATTCTACCCCCATCTCCCCGAGAAGCTAATGCAACACATTCACAGCTGTGCGGAATGCAGCGAAAAACTAAAAACAATAAAGCTATTTGCAAAACTGCAAGGAGACAAACCAGACTACGCCAAGATAGAAAAAGCACCCACCTGCCCCGATGACAACACCTTCGCAGCACTCCTTGACGGACAACTTCAAGGGAAAGAATTGCAAAAAATGGAAAGCCACCTCCTCAACTGCGCCCAGTGCTTCCACATAGCCGCAGAATACATCAAAGAACACCAACCAGCAACAGAAACCATAGAGCAACTGCTGGCAGATGCAGAACCAAGCCTTGAGGCAGCAGCTCTCTTGGACAAAGTTCGCGGGCTAAGCGAAGCATTCATCAACAAGTATTATCCGGCTATGCAGGAATGGTTTGATGGCGCATTCGGAGCGATAAGAGAAAGTATCTTGGCAGGAGAACAACTGGCAACAGTTCCAGTAAGGGGAATGGGTTTCTCTCAGAATAAGCAACAAATAATTGCGAAGACAGTGCTGATAATGCAGGAAGTCCTCAAAGAAGCCAAGCCGGACTGGACACGCGAGCAATACAAGAAATGTATCGAAAAACAGTGCAAAAAACTCAAGGCCGACAGAAAACTGAAAAACGCTCTACTGGAATATTGTGAGCACCTTAAATAAAAAACCATGTCTATTTCAGTTGAAACATTCAACTTCCTTTATTGCACCATTCTTTTCATTTTAATCGCATGGCATGGATTCTCAAAAAAATCCGTAACTATCGACCTTAGCGAATCTTCAATAAGAATTATCCTAGCCTATATCGTAACGGGGCTTATAATGACAAGCTCGCTCATAACCATTGCCCATTCCACCTTCATTCTCAACATGCGAATACCCACGAATCACCGACTGCTTCTAGCCGCGCTACCATGCCTCATATTAGTTACAACCCTGCTTGTCAGCTTAGTAAGGCTGTCAAAATATCTCAAAAAAATTATACGGACATCCAAAGATTACGAAGACGCAGAAATAGTTGAAAAAGCCAATGACCTATCCGATGCGATAGGCTTGCCAAAAGCACCAACCATCCTCTTTGCAAAAGAAAAAAACCGAACACCCGAAGTCCAATCTTACCCGTTACTCAGGAAAAGCTTTGTGATATTCCCCTCTAACTTACGACAATACATCGAAAGGTTTATGACAAAAGAAACCGGGATAGAACCCACAGATGCAAATTGGAAAAAACACTATGAAACATTTCGCGATTTTATAATTCTTCACGAGCTATCACACATAAAAAACAAGGACACCAGCTACTGGACACACTCATCGTCGCTTATAACTCAAAGTATCCTCTGGTTTCTGGCGTCTGTGATACTCTCTGCTCACGTATATTTTGGCAAAATAAATAAGTTTGGCATCTCACCCCTCACTTCTATATCAGGCATAGCATTACTCTTTTTGCTAACAGCATCATTTAGACGAACAAGGGAATACCTGTCTGACGCCTCAGCCATGCTCTACCTCTCTTATAGTAAAAGCAACTTGTTGTCCCAAAAAAAGCCGGGCACAAACAAAACGCTAATAGAAACTTTCCTGAATTGGCACGAACACCAACCCGAAACAGTAAGCCCTTCCCGCGGACCCGGCTTTTCCTCACTAAACAGGCTGGCACACCCCTCACACAAGAAGCGCTCGGAAGCTATAACCAAACAAGAGTATATATCACCCAAAATCCCATACCCGACCAACGAATCAATTATTTTCATAGCAATACTAAATGTCATATTAACATATGCCCTGCTTGAAGGCATTGGACAATTCTTCACTCATTTCATGCCATTAAAAAGTGTTATCGACGGCTGGGCGGGCTCAACAACCTATATGATAGCCTTCATTACACCACCCTTATTAAGCGCCATGTTCTTAACCCTCCCAATAAAGAACACCATAAGCCCACTAAATAACATGAATACGTACCTTAAACCAATCGTTGTTAAAACGCTGATTTTCACTGCAATCTCAACACTCACATTTATATTTTTAGGAAACACTACAAGAGCAATGGCATCTATTGCTGAATCCCGAGGCCCATATTTCTTCTGGTTCCTGACATCTTTCAGCGCGCTGACAGTCATAGCTGCCACACTTCTTCTTACATTAATAATATCCTTAGTTAACGAAACAAATCCTGCATCAAAAAAACTTCTTAAAACGCTATTAGCAGTAACACCCATTGTAATCGCATTCATAGTGGCGCCACCCCTGCTGCTGGGATTTCTTTTCAAACCCAATTATTTCCTTGCAATATTCTCATTCGTAATCGCATATGGCATATGGCTACGCATACCTCCCAAGAAAAATATCATCATATGGGATGACCGCTCTTTTTACCCAAAAATATTCAACCGCTCGATATGCTGCGAAGCTAAAGGACACGGCATATTATCCAGGCTTCGCTTTGCCGCACTTATAGCCCTTTTCGACTTCAGCATCCCTCTACTTTTATGCATACCAATATATTTATTCCTCAACACCATTCTAGACAGCAACACACTCGAATTCACGAGAAACCTAATTAGCGCATCAAGATCATCAGAGCTGTACTCTTCCAAACAATTTATTATTCTCGCAGTTTTCTTCATAGGTGCTTTTTGGACGCTGTATGCCCGGGAAAAAGACCACATTCCATCCAAGATAGTTAACTGCTCTGAAATGATAGGCATATCCGAACTCGTCCAACACAAAGATTTCTCAAGAATCTATAAAACAATTCTTGCCAAGACCAAAAACCACTTGGAAAAAAATAAATTCGTTGAATTCCCAAACAGCAACTTAGAAACCGCATATATCGCGTTTTGCGCAACAAACATCATCAAGCATGACACACATGAAACATCCCTAATAAAAGAACAAACGACACATTTCCTGACCTCACTTTACAACAACAAAGGAGGCTTTGGCGCAGCAAAAGGCGGGGAGCCCAGGCTAAGGGAAACATACTACGCGGTAGAAATAATCAGCGTGCTCCAGACCCTGAAAAGCATCGACAAGGACAAAATATCAGAATGGATAATATCATGCCAGAATATTAATGACGGCAATTTTGTCACACCGTACTTCGGCCAGCCAAGCATAGAAGAAACATTCTACGCGATTAACACTCTAAACCGTCTTTCATCCCACATCCCAAACTATGAAAAATGCAAACAATGGCTCCTGACAACATGGCGGAAAAAAGCCGACATCGAAAACACCTTCTACCTGACAAGCGCTCTCCCGCAACTTGAGCCCCAATACATCGAAGAAATCACAAAAAAATATCTTCACATAAACAATGACCGTTTTTTCCGATTCCGCTACGACAAGGACTTAAGAAAAATACGCATGCACCTGCATATAGCACGCCAGTGCTATGGGCTTAATTCAGACGAATTCAAGCAGTTAACCAAAAACACAGAAGAAGAAATTGAGAAAATAATAGCGTCGTCCCAATTTTAGCTGGTGAATCACAAAAGCGACATTAAATCATTCCTCATAAGCTTGCAAACCTCTATAATCCTGTTAGTAAACCGCAAACGATTATCTTTCACGTAAACAGCTTCTACAACAAGATCCTCTGCTGCAGCAATACCAGAAGCCCTAACATCATGCCTATCACACTGATACAAAGAAACTATCCGTTTCTTGTCATAACTGTTTACGGGCAACGAT is a window from the Candidatus Omnitrophota bacterium genome containing:
- a CDS encoding M48 family metalloprotease; this encodes MSISVETFNFLYCTILFILIAWHGFSKKSVTIDLSESSIRIILAYIVTGLIMTSSLITIAHSTFILNMRIPTNHRLLLAALPCLILVTTLLVSLVRLSKYLKKIIRTSKDYEDAEIVEKANDLSDAIGLPKAPTILFAKEKNRTPEVQSYPLLRKSFVIFPSNLRQYIERFMTKETGIEPTDANWKKHYETFRDFIILHELSHIKNKDTSYWTHSSSLITQSILWFLASVILSAHVYFGKINKFGISPLTSISGIALLFLLTASFRRTREYLSDASAMLYLSYSKSNLLSQKKPGTNKTLIETFLNWHEHQPETVSPSRGPGFSSLNRLAHPSHKKRSEAITKQEYISPKIPYPTNESIIFIAILNVILTYALLEGIGQFFTHFMPLKSVIDGWAGSTTYMIAFITPPLLSAMFLTLPIKNTISPLNNMNTYLKPIVVKTLIFTAISTLTFIFLGNTTRAMASIAESRGPYFFWFLTSFSALTVIAATLLLTLIISLVNETNPASKKLLKTLLAVTPIVIAFIVAPPLLLGFLFKPNYFLAIFSFVIAYGIWLRIPPKKNIIIWDDRSFYPKIFNRSICCEAKGHGILSRLRFAALIALFDFSIPLLLCIPIYLFLNTILDSNTLEFTRNLISASRSSELYSSKQFIILAVFFIGAFWTLYAREKDHIPSKIVNCSEMIGISELVQHKDFSRIYKTILAKTKNHLEKNKFVEFPNSNLETAYIAFCATNIIKHDTHETSLIKEQTTHFLTSLYNNKGGFGAAKGGEPRLRETYYAVEIISVLQTLKSIDKDKISEWIISCQNINDGNFVTPYFGQPSIEETFYAINTLNRLSSHIPNYEKCKQWLLTTWRKKADIENTFYLTSALPQLEPQYIEEITKKYLHINNDRFFRFRYDKDLRKIRMHLHIARQCYGLNSDEFKQLTKNTEEEIEKIIASSQF
- a CDS encoding sigma-70 family RNA polymerase sigma factor, producing MEESQYAKDYEFAQHCIKNSDFDEFYKRYKANIEKTIKKRLYGEMATYLEDISQEIIMYLLYKGGLGKYQGRSRLSTWLFVVVRGRTIDFIRNITRHKESSYDPVVLNGKAKKDRSVTRKLIEEETTSLVWKTLKEMRDTWNLQKTVFMEKHHLERLTYKQIGQMFNIKQTTVYNHILKAEDKFRELFSDLNPDYEEEQI
- a CDS encoding helix-turn-helix domain-containing protein gives rise to the protein MDDLKKYFTVKQVSKKLDVTEKWVRDLIKAKQIKATKIGRWRVYPEDLESFIKSRSNIVS